In the genome of Candidatus Diapherotrites archaeon, the window CAACAAAATAGCCTTTCTCTAATGGATCATCAATTTGATCCGAGTTTGTAGCAAGGCCATACGCTTTTGGTGGGTGAAATATTACTTTGCGCATATGAAATACACAATCGAATTATGCAGGAATTACGACATCTCTTCCAGTTGCCGGGCCGCATTCTTCGCTTGTTTGAGCATTATCTCCAGTGACAATAAACTTCACGTCGCCCCCACCCCAATAGCTTTCTTCATGCCAGTCAAATGTTTTTTCTACCGTTGAATGCGCAGTAATTGTCCCAACCGGATAAATCTTTGAAGTTCCGTAATGCCATTTTATTTCCTGACTAACCTTTTCCATATCCGTCTTGATTGTCACAACCACATTTTGTATATCTGCATCATTTGAATTTTTGAAAAGCATTTTGATTGTATAGCTGTGCTTGATTTGACCATAACCGGACTGCTCTTCTGTTCCATTTACAGAGTCTGATGGAAAAATGCATTCAAGAATTGGAAGCGATGGTTCATTTTTTGGAATAGGATTGTTATCTTCAATTTGTTGCACTGTTTGCTGGGGGGCTTGCTGAGGAATATTTTCCTGGACTGTTGAATTAACACATCCAACTGAGAGAATCACTAAAAAGAGTGCTCCCAAAAGCAATTTCATTCGGAAACACCATTGATCGCTTCTTCAAAATAGGGATATTGATATGCCCCTACGATGAACTTTGTTCCTTTAGTTCCTCGAATAAAGAATGAAGGTGTTCCTTCAACTCCTGCATCGATTCCAACATCGTAATCGGCAGATATTACATCATCGTATTTTCTGCTTTCATAGCAGGTAGAAAACTGCCCCTGATCCAATCCCAATGATTCTGCCAAGGAGTAGAATTTTGCTTGGTTAAATGTCGGATAATTTTTGTATAAGAGGTCATGCATTTCCCAGAATTTTCCCTGTTCAGCTGCGCATTCAGCCGCATTTGCAGCTATTACTGCATTGTCATGAAAGCTCAAAGGAAAATGGGCAAATGCGAATCTTGCCTTTCCCGTGTCGATATACGTGGATTTAATTTTTGGCCAGGTATTCGAGTAAAAGTTATTGTTGAACGTATCGTCAAAATCGCCAAACTGCACAATCCACATCTGAGCATTTTCGTTCCCGATCCAATGGCCCGAGATGGATTTTATATTCAAAACTTGGTCTTCGACAATAATTTGGTTCTCATTTGTTTCTCGCTTTTCGGTTTCAGCAATTTGCTTATCAATCGCGTTGATGATCGCATCATACGCATTGATGAGTGTTAAAACGCCTAATTCGGTTCGATGTTGAATTTTATCCGCTATCTCTTTAGCGGTCACAAAATTACCCCTATTCTCTTTCATCTCGGCAATATAGTTTTCCTTGTCTTCTTGAGAAAAACTAAGACTCGTATACTTTTCATTCAGAGAAATTTTTAGATCCTGTTCAATTCCGATAAAGAAGTAATCGAGGGAGCGGTAATAGGTGTTCATGTCGGCCTTTAGCGATTGGTCATAGAAGGGGGCATTCGTTACTTTCGCTAATTGTATTTCAGCCTCCCGGAAGCCGTTTTTTACTCTTGGAAGGAGATCAAGAGCATCCGAATAGTCACCCTGCTCATACTTGCCGATTAAGCGTCCAAACTCATAATTAGCATTTTCCTCATAGGCTACCGCAGTTCCATAATCCTTAAACGATTGTAAGAGTGCCGTATTTTGAGCTTCGACATCTTTCAGATCTGAAGAAGCAGAAAAATATTGATAGGCGAAAATGGCTGCAACGATGACCAAAATTCCAATGGCTGCCAAATAGAGTACCTTTGATTCTTGACCTTTCATTTCTTGTCCCCCTTTACACCTATTTTATAATCACCGGCATATTTTTTTCCAAAAAAATACATGCCTCCAATTAGAACTACTCCAATAAGACTCCAAACAAAAAAGCCGGAGAGGGCAACTAAAGCGGCCTCACCCCAGCGCTGTTGAGCACCCAGCCAATAGTTCAACTTAAACAGCAAAACAAGGGCAATGATTGAGAAGGCGAGTAAAAGGACCTTTTCAACAATCCAAAGCATGTCCGGAGAAAGCTCAATGTACCCCGAATATTTTACAAGCCCGAGCAAGACGGAGTATACAGCAAAGGCAATAATCACAGGGATGTATGTCCAAAGAAATGGATGGCTGAACCTCTCCATATCGGCCTTCGCATATGCGGGGCCTTTACCGAATAAGCTGTTCAGATTCATTTTTTGTTATCCTTCCAAAATCGTACATAATGGGCATATTTAAGGATTGGTTCTGGCCGCTAAGTCTTTACGGCGATGTCGCGGGACCGATCAAAGGTATATAAAGAAATGAGCTGGAAGCATGTTATGAGCATAGTAGAAAAGGTGGCTATCATCGTTATTGCAGGGTTGGCCTTCTGGGGCATTTCCGGCTTTGCAAAAGATTTCTTGATAGATAGTGGGTGGAAAGCATCCGATGCTTCATTTCCCGCCCTGCTAATTGCATTGGGCTTTCTAATTGTGGTTGGTGGCGGAACGCACCTTGTTCTAAATTTATTTGGAAATAAGTGACTTTTCTGTATTCATCGAACTCAAAAGAGGCAGTCTTAAATCTTTAGCGCACGTAAAAGTCTATACAAAAGTCCAGAAAAGAAAACGCTCTTCAACACGAAGTTCTAATCACGGCCCCCGCTTATAACTTACAGTTGAAACGCGGTTTTGCAGACCTGTTGAAATTTTTGATTTGTTTTCAGTATGGGAACGGTTTTATTCTTGAGGCGTTCATTTTGATTATGGTTTTACTCGCTTCTTATCGTTCGCCAAAAGTACGAGTTTTAAATTCAAGTAACATTGATAAAAAGGGTATTTTTGCAATTGCGAACATTTCAGAAGGGGAAACTGTTTTTGTAAAAGCTGGACATATCGTTGATAATCAAACAGCTAAAGAATTAGAAAATAAGTTAGGAGAATACTGTCTTCAAATATCTGATAATCTAAATCTTTGCCCAACCACAAAAAAGGAAGTAAAAGAAACTGCTATCTTTGTCAACCATTCATGCGACCCCAACATTGGACCACGCGGACAAATTGTTTTCATTGCCATACGCAACATTAAAGCCGGTGAAGAACTGTGCTATGACTACGCCATGACAACAGCACGACAATACAATCTGAAATGCGAATGTGGAACACGAGTATGTAGAAAAAAGATAACTGGAGAGGATTGGAAAATTAAATCACTCCAAAAAAGATACAAAAATCATTTTTCAGACTTTATTCTTCAAAAAATAAAAAAGCAATAAACTAACGACTCACCAAAAAGAGTTAAATACTTTGAATAACACTTTACTTAAGTCCAGAAAGCACCGCGCTTCAACGCGGAGTTATAGGAACGGCCCCCGCATAAAGCTCTATGTTGAAACACGGTGGAAATCATTCGAACGCTGGAAGAGAAGATAAGGGTCGGGAAGTATCCCCATAGTAATCTTCCCAATTGATCATGGCTTGCTTTAGGGTGTCCTTATTTTGCATCTCAGGAGGGATTACCAATTCAAAAGAGGCAGTGAATGGGATGTCAACTGTTTTTGAATAACTACATTCTTTTGCTGGATATTTTGTTGCGCATGAGGGTTTTTTTAGGAGATAAAAAATTTTAGTTACACGAGCTGAAAAATTTCCACTCACTACTCCATTTGAATAGTCTGAAAAAGAAATACTATTTGAAGCGAGCGTATTGGAAGAATTGGTTCGATCAATGGTGATCCGCGTTTGTGCAAAATAATCCCCATCCTTAAAAGTGGGTAATTCAATAATCAAATCCGCTACATTCAGGGATTGGTTAATTTGCTTAACTGAAAATGGGAACATTTCTTGTGGATTCAGAATAAATGTCAAACCGCCCTTATTTTCTCCATCCGCATAGGAATAGTTTAACACCAATGTTTCATCTATTGCATTAAATGTAAAATTCGGGGCAGTATTTTGTGGAGTAAAAGAAAAATGAATTTCATTATTTGAAGGAATAGTGTTGAACAAAGAAACCGCTATACTCACTACCACAATGAACAAAACTAATGCCCCCATTTCGAAAATTCTGTTAGACACCATACTATTCTTTGGGGATAATCTCATGATTTTTGAACAATATGAAACTATTTAAAGGTTGGTTACGGCCGATAACAAGATGCAAATAGAGGCAGTATTAAATCTTTAGCCAAAATAAAAATCTATACAAAAGTCCAGAAAAAAAACGCTCTTCAACACGAAGTTGCAGGAAAGGCCCCCGCTTGTTTTACTATTGAATGTCGACAATGCCCAAAACCCTGAGAAATTTAGTCAAGGTCGGATTCCAGGCCCTTTCAAAAGGGCTACGGCGTCGTGCTAAATGTATACAAGAATAGAACTAGATTAAAATAAGCCCAAACATAAGCGATTGCAACGCCAAAAATGCCAATTTGAACGACTTGCAACAGAATCCTTTTGACACGGTTCATAGATATTTCTCCAATTGCTCCAAACTCTTTTCCACGGATACTTACTTGAAATCATTTAAGAAAAGCGATAAATCTGTGTGCTTATCTACCAGTTCTTTTGCCAATTTTTCATCCCGATTGTTTGGAATAAACCACTCATTTTATCAAATTATAATCCTTGTGGTGCAACAGACTATTTGCTATCCCAACGCTTGCAGGCAATGATTCTTTCTTTTCATACATTCACCTTGTACACTTTTGGAAGGGTGCCAAAGTCCGAGTCGGCCGTTACTAATGCGGCATCGGACGCGAGTGCGGATTGGTAAATTATACTATCCACGGTACTCAATTTGTTTTTTACACACCATGTCACGGAATCAACCGCAATATCCTCATCCACCATCACTACAGCGCTATTTTCCCGCATAAAACGCATGGCTTCCCTGACGAAAGATGGGTTATTCAGTCTTCGGCTTAAAATTTTGGCTACTTCATGAAACGAAAGGGTGGATGTGAATATTTTTCCTTCTGGCGAATCGACTAATTGTCCTATCTTCTCCTGGGACTGGAGGAAGTAATCCAACCAGATATTAGAGTCGAAAAACAATCGATTATCGGTCGCGGTCACGTTCAACCCTCAGCTCTTTCAGTATTTCCTTCATTGAAATAGGGTTTTCCGCATCCTCAAATGCCCCATGCATGGATTTTCCCTTCTTCTGAATCAGCTTGTTGATTACCTGGTCATAGGTTTTCACGTGGTACGCCCCCTTGAGTGAGTCAAGGAACTTTTTGGTTTTCTGCTGGATTTGGATCGTTGTGGTTCCATCCATGAAACACCACCCATGACTATAGCACTATAGTATTTAATAATTGTGATGGTAAACCGCCGAGGAAGAAAGAAAAAGAACATCCCGTGCCTATTTTGTGCGCTCCTTTGTCCCGATCGGCTATATAAAGAATGAAAAGCACATACTGCTTGTGAAGCCTTCCAGATTATTTACCGCCATAGGGAAACTTAACACCCTCAAGCATCGCCAGCGCAGAGGATGGGTTGTCCGTGGGGTAAAAGGGGCCGAAAGCGTGGCCGATCATGCGTGGCGGAGCGCGGTCATCGCCCACCTCATCGCGCCCAAGGGATACGATCGCCAAAAAATGCTCCTCATGGCGCTCCTGCACGATACGTCCGATATTTATGGCCCTCATTATATCCCCACAGATTATATTACTAAGGAAAATAAGTTTTCGCAGGAACGCAAGAGTATGAAACGATTTGTCCAGCTCCTCCCTGGAAACGAAGGGGAAAAGTGGCTTGGGCTGTGGGAAGAGATGGAGAACCAATCCTCCAAGGAAGCCAAATTAGTGAAGGACGCGGAGATATTGGACATGCTCTTCCAGGCGTTGGAATACCAGAAAGCAGGGAATTTCAAGAAGGACCTGACAGAGTTCTGGGCGCGAGACATTAAACGATTGACTACTCCCCCTGGAAAGAAATTAGGTTTGGAAATCAGTCGGCAGTGGCCCAAGGCGGCGAAGAAAAGGTTTGATGCCAAAAAATACACGTACCATTATTGATTATTAATATTTTTGATGGGTGTTTTTTACTGATTGGCTTTTTGCTACTGCTGAATGTTAACCCACATAATCTCCTTCTTACTATTTTTTCAGGAACTTTTCCAAATACCACCAGAACAGAATCTTGTACGCCAGCAGGGACGCATGAACCTCGATGAGGGGCGAAAGGACATTTTTACTATTGTATTTCCCGGATGGTTTACGGAGCAAGGGGGCAATTTCGGTGATGTCAAATCCCACGAGAATTGATTTTTGTGTCTTGCATTGCTGGAGGATGGCAAACAAAACCTCCTGCAAACTTTCCATGCGCAAACCAAGAGGGAGGGGAGTCCCCGTGCCGGGAACGAGGGGGGGATCCAGGACATCCATGTCCAGGGAGATATACACGTATTTGGTTTTGATACTTGAGAGGATCATCCCCATTTGGGACGGGGAAATGAGGCCATTCATGATCATGTTGGACGGGGAGAATAGTCCTTTTTTCGGGGCATACGTCGTGTAAAAGGCCAATGGCTGGGTGGCGCAGAAGAAAATGGTTGATTCCCATTTGTTCTCACGGATGAAATCCGCCTCCTCCGAAGAAATGTGGTCGCGAATACCAATGTGGACCATGGGAAATCCTTTCTTGCGCGCATTATGCATCACGGAGGCATGGGAATATTCCTGCGCGTCATAGGCTTCCCGCATATCCAGGTGGGCATCGAAATGGATGATGGTCACATTTTCAGCGCCATGCACCTCATCCAGGGCGTTCAGAACTCCATTAGTGATGGAATGGTCGCCCCCTATTACCATGAGGAGCTTCTCGTCTTTCAAAATCTTTTTGGATATCGTTTGAACACGTTTTACCATTTCCTGGGTTATTTTTTTGATCTCCAGCCACGCCCGTTTCTTCTTGATGGCCTTGGATACGTCGCGCGGACATTCAATGATACCCGCATGATGCACTTTCACTTTTTCAGAGAAATCCGTATGAAAATAAGGGACTTCCGTCTCAATCTGGAAGGACGCATCCAGGAAAGCCTGGGGGCCCAACCAGGCTCCTTTCCCATACGTGCACGTGATATCGCACGCGACCCCCACCATCACCACCTGGGCGTCCGAATAGGTAAAATTGGAATTGAAGTTAGCAAATGTCTTGGATGGCAACCGCTTGAGAGAGGGAGATGGAATCATATCATTACCGCCCCATCCACGCGTTCTTAATAAGCCCGCCCGCCGACACGGGCCTACTCTCCTTTTCAGATGGGAAAAATAAGTGGGATAGGTCCTGCGACAAAGCGGGTTGGGTGTCCGCTCGGCAAAGCAGTCTTTTCCAGATAGGTTTGATGTGCATGAGAGCGCGCGCTCCTTCGGGAGAAGGATGGCGTTGAAGATGGGTCTGAAGACGATGATCATAGGCGGATAAAGATGCCCGAGAAAAATCCGCGCGGGAATAAGCTTCCCAAATGGTTTCCCCCGCCATCCAACTGGAGGTTAATGCATCCCCTATTCCCATCCCTGAGAATGAATGGGCGACCCCCGCCGCATCCCCAATGAGAAGGGCCCGGTTGAACACCCGTGGACGAGAACTCCCACGCAGGGGAATAACCTGTTCCTCCCAACCAGAAGAAAGGGAGTTGGGGGAGGAAGGGTGGGTCCATTCAAATGTACTCATCCATTTCTCCATCCATTCCACCAGATCCACGCGGTGGCGATCCATCCAGACAGGTGAAACGCAGGCGCCCACCGACACCTGGCCTTTTTCCAGGGGAACCATCCAAGTATAACCAGGACCTAATTCCTCATGGAAATGGATGTCTCCTTGTTTCGATTCAGTTGGGGAAGATGAAACAATTTTTTGCACCCCCATCATGGTGTGCCAGGCTGGATTTTCGAGCCCCCCTAATGACCGCGCCACTTCTGAAAAAGCCCCATCGGCCCCCACGACCATATCGCACGTCACGGTGCGGACTTGTCTCGTGGAAAGATCGGCGAGGCGCACCTCCACTTTATCTTGGAGAACATTCACCCCGGTGACCTGCACCGATTCCCTGAATTCACACCCTTTGGTGGCATGTTCGAAAAGGATGTTATCCACCTGCTTCCGTGGGACGGAAGCCATGGCCAAATGAGGCGTAGTCGGCCGGTGGGCCGATTCCCATTCCTTCCCTTCATGGAAGAATGCCAACCCCTCTAACGAGTGGGCTCCCTTTTCAACCACTTTATCCCACACTCCCAATCGGGATAGCACATCCATGGCCTCCGGTAAAAGAAGGGCTGCTTTCCCCGTATCGCGGGGAAAAATGGATTTGTCCACGAGGAGCACGCGCAAACCCTTATCCCCTAGAAGGCGGGCACACGCACTCCCGGATGGTCCGGCTCCGCTCACCACTACATCATAGTCCTGCATATACCCCTCGACTCCCGAAAAGATGTATAAAGGCAATGTGAGGGGACGAATGAAACTAGGCCCGGGGGAAATGGTTTATAAGCATTCTTCAGGGGGTTTGATTTAGAAATAGGTGATTCTCATGGGATTACGACCAGCCCACTGCTATCGTGGCACCGACAAACCCGCCTATACGCGGATCGCCATCAAGGTGCACCACAAAAACTTCATAGGAACCAACCCGGGGCTCCGTACGCGTCAATTCAACATGGGGAACCCCACCAAACCCTACTCCCATATCGTGGATTGGGTGGTGCAGGAACCCCATGTCCAGGTTCGTGACAACGCCATCGAAGCGGTGCGCATGGGATTCAACCGCCAGCTCGTGCACAAAATAGGGAAAGACAACTTCTTCATCCGAGTGAGGGTATACCCATTCCAAATTCTCCGGGAAAACAAGATCGCCCAAGGCGCCGGGGCGGACCGCGTGTCCTCGGGAATGAAACACTCTTTCGGAAAGCCCATCGGACGCGCCGTGCGCCTGCGGAAAAACCAGAAAGTGTTGAGTGTTCTTTGCGACGGCAGCCATGTGACGGTTGTAACCACGGCCCTTAATCGCGCGGCCACCAAATTCAACTGCAAGATGCTCCCCATCGTCCACCAAGACGTGACATCCATCGGCAACCTCCCCAAAAAGACGCGGGAAGAAAAGATCGAAGCCACCGTCACCACCCCTGTTGAGGGGGAAGTGGCGGCCGCGACCCCGGAAGTCGCCTCCAAGACGGGCGGGAAAGCCCCCGTCAAGGGTGTCGAGAAGAAGGATGCTGGGAAGAAGGGCGCGAAGAAAGATGCCAAGAAGAAATAAGGCGCATCATTTTCTTCTATTGCCAATCCACCCATTAGAACGCGTATCCCTATGGACCATTCCCTGCACCTGGATGAGTTGCTCGCCGACGTGACGCAGCGCCAACCCCGGATGGTGCTGCTCCAGATCCCCGAAGGACTGAAGTCGAATGTCATTGATATCGAATCGGCGTTCGCCTCCAAAAACATCCCCACCATCACGGTGCTGGACCCGAGCTTCGGGGCATGCGACATCGCGGATCACAAAGCCAAGCTATTGGGGTGCGATTTGTTGGTGCATTTCGGCCACAGTAAAATGCTCCACGCGGGGATGGATGTCATCTATTGGCCAGTGGAATATCCCTTGGAAGAGGGGATGATCCAGGGGTGCGTGAATGCATTAGGTAAAGATCCATTTTGGTCGACACGCAGGAGGATAGGGATATATGTCACCATCCAATTCCATCGCCATCTTCCTGCCATTAGAAAGGGATTGGAGGACGCAGGATATATAGTTTTTGTTGGGCAAGGGGACTTGAAAGACGGTCAGGTTTTAGGATGCGATGTGTCCGCCCGGAGGGAAATAGAAGATAAAATCGACGCCAACATCTATTTTGGGGATGGATATTTCCATGCGCTCGCTATCGCCTTTTCTTCCAAAAAACCCACGTATCTTTACAATCCATTCACGCGCACGCTTGAAGATCTCCAATCCCACAAGGAAAAATACCTGCGCCAACGCTTTGGGTTACTGGCGCAAGCCCGGGACGCGCAGACGTTTGCCATTATTCTCTGCACCAAACGGGGGCAATTGCGAAAAGCCCTGGCGTTGAAGATGCAACAGATGCTCGCCGAAGCCGGAAAAAAAGGCGTGCTCGTGAGCATGGAGCACGTGAGCCCGGATTCATTATTGGGAATAAAGGTGGATGCCTATGTGAACACGAGCTGCTCCCGCATCGCCACGGACGATTTCCAATCCTATGCCAAACCCATGCTCACCCCCATCGAAGTGGAAATATTGCTCGGGAAGCGGAAGCCCGAGGACTATGTGTTTGATGAAATACGGCATCTGGGGACCAAGGTGGCGTGAACCCCCAAAGCGGGCTATTGTACAAAAGTATAAATACCCCATTCGCGTCGCATCTTCCATGGGGAATGTTCGTCGGGTGCGAAAAGTATTGAAACAAGAGGGGGCGTCTAACTCGTTGCGTTTTAGGGCCGTGCGTCCTCCGGTTTGGCGTCGGGGAAGCTTGCGGTTGCAGCTTAATCATCACAAGGAGTTGCAGGATCTATTAACTCGTTCGACTCAAAATGTAATTAATCACAGGGATAGCATTATTGCTGGTCATATTCCCCCCAAACGGATTAATGATATTTTTAGAAACAAGTCCGGAGGATATGATGTCACCCCTTATACCCTCAGTATGCTCGGGCTGCCTCTTGGCACCACCGCATTAGCGGGAGGTGTTGAAGTAGCTGTTAGAGAACCTAATCCAGTTGGTTTATTTCTTGGTTCCTCTTTGAGTATGATTGGGGCACTTATTCTGAGTGGTGGATTAATAACTTTTTCAGAGACCCGAAAAGCCCGATTATTTAGTGTTTTGAAGAAAAAGATATTTATCAACAATTCCAAAGAACCTTGGACAAAAGCGAAAAGCGAGCGAAACAGAGAAGTGGTGGATGCGGCGATTAATGAGTTGTTGGCTTTGCGGGAAGAGAACATTCACCAAATGATTCAAATTCAGGACCAAATGGCACGGGCGAAGCCGCGTCCCTCTGAAAAATAGAACCGGAAAAATCAAAAAAAATATCGGAATTCATCTGCCCGCTAAAGCAGTAAGGGTTCTCCCGGAAACGACCCTAAACATTCCAGAAACATTGCCTAAGCAGGGAAACCCTTTTTATCCATGCATGGGTGTTCCAGGAATGACCAGATCTCCCCACTCGCGGATATTGCGTTCGATGAATCGGCCCGGCGTCACGTTAAGGATCGCGGTGTTGTACCGAAAGAAAAAGACCCGGAAGGAGATCGCCGCATACCTTTTCGAAAAATACGGGAAAGAATGGGAGATCCGCACGCCAAAGGAGATGGAATGGCTGATCGCCGGCCACCTCATCCGGTTTTCCAGAAAGAATTGGGTGCGCCTGTTTGAAGGGAAGGGAAGAGATGAGATCACGAAAGCGTATGAGGGATGGAAAGCCAAGCGCATGCAGATGAAAAACCCTAATCCGCGAGAGGGGAAATCGCATCAGAAAAAGACGATTGAATCCCGTCCGCGTAAACAAAACGGGCATTTTTCCAAGTCGCGCGAACTGGTCACGCAGATAAAAAACATATTGGAAAAGAAGGATAGGCGCGCCGTGACATACATCCTCTCCCGCCTAACGAATCCGCAGAGGGAGGTCGTGGAACTCGCCATACTCCAGCGACAGGATGTTTTCGATATTGCCGTGCAATTGAATATTGAACCGAGTGTGTTGTTCCACCGACTCCGCTTGGCCCACGCCCGGATTATCACACTGGCGGATTATTGATCCGCTTACTCTTTCCACACACCCTTCTTAGAAATGGATTTGGTGGAGGTGATGAGAGTCCCCTCGAATACGCCATCCGCGAGGGCCTCGGGAATATGGTCCACGTGCTTGCCCCAGATGAGAAAGGTGTCAATCCGGCTGCGCGCCATCACGAGGGCGGCGAGGGGATCCAGGATGAAAGGGGCTTCCGTATCGGCCATCCCCTGAGTGGCCATTCTGGAGAATTGGGCATGGGAAAAGATTTCCTCTGGAATACGAAAATCTGAGAGGAGGATGAGTTTTCCCCCCATTCGTTCGGCGAGCATGGCCGCGCGGGCCTCGGTAGAATAGGGACCACTGCTCCCCACCATGACCGGCAAGGCATCATTTTCCAGCACGCGAAGGGTTTCCTCTAAGTCCTCGCACACGTGGGGGTGGGCTTTGGAGAGTGTGCGCAACACCAAGGAGGAATGAATCCCACTCGAGGCCCGATTGAGATGCTCAATCTCGGAGGATGGAACCCCTAATTGGTGGGCGGTGCGCGCTGCCAATCGTGTTTGGGATGATTCCCCTACTACCAGGGCGACGCGCATCCCTTGCAAACGTAATCTTTCAAGCGTGGCGGACAAGGAATGCAACCAGGCGAGCTGGAATTTATTCCGGCGAAAGATGAGAGACCCTGGCACACATACGACAAGGGCATTCGCCATCGCGGGGGCATCGGGCGGGGGAAGAGACGAGGGTTGGGGAAAGGAGGGGGGAAAATCAGAAGGGATTGGCGGACTGTCTTCGGGCGCACGGGAACCGGAACCATTCTCCTGCTCGGCATCACGGAATAAGTCGAACATATCCATTGGCGACCCGCCCAAAAACGACAGCTGCTACACCGCCCACATGGATGGATGCGCCCTCCTATAAAAACGTGTCGAGCCCCCTCTAATCTACCCCATGCCCAAGGAAACCCTATTAGAGGCCGATTCCGCCGAGCAGGCGGTCTTCAAGAAGAAGCTGAAGGAGCTGTCAAGCTACAAAGGAAGGGGGACAGAACTCATTTCGGTGTACATCCCTCCCGGCACCGACCGGGGGGCGGTGATGAATCAATTGTCCACTGAAATGGGCCAGTCGGGCAACATCAAATCCCCTCAAACCAGGAAGAACGTGCAGACGGCGCTCAAGAAGATATCCAATTTTCTCAAGCAGACGGATTTCAAACTCCCCCCCACAGGACTCGTTTTATTCTGCGGGAATGTGGCAGAAACGGAAGGGCGAACGGATATCCGCCTGTTCACCGTGAAACCGGTGAAGCCCTTGCGGACGCGCCTCTACTGGTGCGATTCCTCGTTTCATTTGGACCCATTGCAGGAGATGATGGTCCCCACGGATTTGTACGCCTTGATCGTGATGGACAAGCGCGAGGCCACTGTGGCCTTGCTGGTGGGAAAACGATATGACATCATCGGGCATTTCACGAGTCACGTGGCCGGAAAATTTAGGGCGGGTGGACAGTGTTTAGACCCGAAAACACTGGTTGTTCTAAACGATGGAAATATTGTCCCAATCTCACGCGTTGAGCTAAATCAAGGAATAAAGAATGCAGACACGGAGACCTTCTTGGTCCAAGACGCTCCTATTATTGACAAATGGAATGTCCAAAAGAGGAAAGTCATGATTATCACTAAATCTCCACGATTTGAGATTGTTTCTTCCCCCGAGCACGTGTTTTTTACCTATGACAAAGAAAACGATTTGGTCATTGAAAAAGAAGCTGCCCTACTGGCTCCAACCGATATTCTGCTGATGCCTGAAAAAATATCAATTAAAGGAATGACCCAAAAATTGAAAACCGAAGTGGAAAATACCTACACCCTTACCCCTGAAGGGTTGAAGAAGCTCATTGCTAAACGAAATGAAAAAGGGCTTTCACAGAAAGAGTTTGGTAAAAACATCGGCATCCATCAAGCCACCATATCCTCGTTGGAACGTGGAATATTTAATCCACGATTAGCGTACTT includes:
- the dph2 gene encoding diphthamide biosynthesis enzyme Dph2; translation: MDHSLHLDELLADVTQRQPRMVLLQIPEGLKSNVIDIESAFASKNIPTITVLDPSFGACDIADHKAKLLGCDLLVHFGHSKMLHAGMDVIYWPVEYPLEEGMIQGCVNALGKDPFWSTRRRIGIYVTIQFHRHLPAIRKGLEDAGYIVFVGQGDLKDGQVLGCDVSARREIEDKIDANIYFGDGYFHALAIAFSSKKPTYLYNPFTRTLEDLQSHKEKYLRQRFGLLAQARDAQTFAIILCTKRGQLRKALALKMQQMLAEAGKKGVLVSMEHVSPDSLLGIKVDAYVNTSCSRIATDDFQSYAKPMLTPIEVEILLGKRKPEDYVFDEIRHLGTKVA